In the genome of Acidobacteriota bacterium, one region contains:
- a CDS encoding septal ring lytic transglycosylase RlpA family protein: MHVRRLLFDLRFRCCRQAHRRRSEAPDYNLERRGGSRTATRRRQDAASDCRQAASAWRHTRPLALVALVAFAVAAAGCGHKPKLVSPSSAPPSMPPGVSWGAPLPAATVATAATPAPSPGRQPASRSNSAYPSPPTALALPAGNYSPDYRVGELWETGVASFYGPREQGNSTASGQPFDYRKMTAAHRLLPLGTKVKVTDLRTDQSVVVTINDRGPFWPNRILDLSWGAAKRIGDPGLDRVRIKIVHLPDPVPPGIYTVQVGWFTDNQQLKQCRRLMQQRLDDPVIAFGSDEGRWLRYSKSVHLEMAPAARIVRFLRAEHFPAYLVRLN, encoded by the coding sequence ATGCATGTCCGCCGACTCCTCTTCGACCTCCGGTTTCGATGCTGCCGCCAAGCGCATCGAAGAAGAAGTGAAGCGCCTGATTACAACCTTGAACGACGAGGTGGTTCCCGCACTGCGACGCGACGGCGGCAAGACGCTGCATCGGATTGCCGACAAGCTGCATCAGCTTGGCGACACACTCGACCGCTCGCGCTCGTAGCGCTGGTTGCCTTTGCCGTCGCGGCTGCCGGCTGCGGCCACAAGCCCAAGCTTGTTTCGCCCAGCTCTGCGCCGCCCTCGATGCCGCCGGGCGTATCCTGGGGCGCGCCGCTTCCGGCAGCAACGGTGGCGACCGCCGCAACGCCCGCCCCTTCACCTGGGCGTCAGCCTGCGAGCCGCTCCAACTCTGCGTATCCGAGTCCACCCACGGCGCTTGCGCTGCCTGCCGGCAACTACAGTCCCGACTATCGCGTCGGCGAGCTTTGGGAAACCGGTGTCGCGAGCTTCTACGGTCCACGCGAGCAAGGGAATTCCACTGCCAGCGGCCAGCCCTTCGATTACCGCAAGATGACCGCCGCGCATCGGCTTCTGCCGCTGGGCACGAAAGTCAAAGTCACCGATCTCCGGACGGACCAATCCGTCGTGGTCACGATCAATGACCGCGGCCCGTTCTGGCCGAACCGCATTCTCGACTTGTCCTGGGGCGCAGCAAAACGAATTGGCGATCCCGGACTCGACCGCGTCCGGATCAAGATTGTGCACCTGCCAGATCCCGTTCCACCGGGTATCTACACGGTCCAGGTGGGCTGGTTCACGGACAACCAGCAGCTTAAGCAGTGCCGCAGGTTGATGCAGCAGAGGCTGGACGATCCTGTGATTGCGTTCGGTTCGGACGAGGGGCGCTGGCTGCGCTATAGCAAGTCCGTTCACCTGGAAATGGCGCCTGCGGCCCGCATCGTGCGCTTCCTGCGCGCCGAGCATTTTCCTGCATATCTCGTCCGCCTGAACTAA
- a CDS encoding tetratricopeptide repeat protein, translating into MLKRTALFSGSLLLSLGLALAAPAAFAQTTPATPAAPAASPQSAILAAAAVVPKPKSKAEVKALQNLQKMSTSDTVTSDQMDAALTNFATQFPSSEYLGVVASYGLRFYQTPPHQDYEKSLLYGEQTIQHEPVSVYALATVSTIIAQHISSTDLDYAQRKAEAEKDANTAVAVANTVGAKINGVPFPDSAKSVARSMAYAALAQLAVKDKDYGAAVNDYKQAVQNDPSPYSKASDYFYMARAQIAGKQYAQALDSLNQALQADPSDPNIQAAVASNKKVVAELEKQGGGK; encoded by the coding sequence ATGCTGAAACGTACTGCACTGTTCTCCGGCAGCCTGCTGTTGAGCCTCGGGCTGGCGCTGGCCGCGCCTGCCGCCTTCGCGCAAACCACACCCGCTACCCCGGCCGCGCCTGCCGCTTCGCCGCAGAGCGCGATTCTGGCGGCGGCCGCGGTCGTGCCCAAGCCTAAATCAAAGGCGGAAGTCAAGGCGCTGCAGAATCTGCAGAAGATGTCCACCAGCGACACGGTGACGTCGGACCAGATGGATGCTGCGCTGACCAACTTCGCCACCCAGTTTCCCAGCAGCGAATATCTGGGTGTGGTCGCCTCCTACGGTCTGCGCTTCTACCAGACGCCGCCGCACCAGGACTACGAGAAAAGCCTGCTCTACGGCGAGCAGACCATCCAGCATGAGCCGGTCAGCGTCTACGCGCTGGCGACGGTGAGCACCATCATTGCTCAGCACATCTCCAGCACGGACCTCGATTACGCGCAACGCAAGGCCGAAGCCGAGAAGGATGCCAACACGGCCGTTGCCGTGGCCAACACGGTGGGCGCGAAAATCAACGGCGTGCCTTTTCCTGATTCGGCCAAGAGCGTCGCCCGCTCCATGGCCTACGCCGCGCTGGCGCAGCTTGCGGTCAAGGATAAGGATTACGGCGCGGCGGTGAACGACTACAAGCAGGCGGTGCAGAACGACCCCTCGCCGTACAGCAAGGCGTCGGATTACTTCTATATGGCGCGCGCCCAAATCGCGGGGAAGCAGTACGCGCAGGCGCTGGATTCGCTCAACCAGGCGCTCCAGGCCGATCCGAGCGACCCCAATATTCAGGCGGCGGTCGCTTCCAACAAAAAGGTTGTGGCCGAGCTGGAAAAGCAAGGCGGCGGCAAGTAG
- a CDS encoding type II toxin-antitoxin system HicA family toxin has protein sequence MVLSGGTNRKHAKTLAAIFAHPVPANLRWSYVEALLASLGADISERAGSRIAEVLFEQVQV, from the coding sequence GTGGTACTATCAGGCGGTACGAATCGAAAGCACGCGAAAACGCTTGCCGCGATCTTTGCGCACCCGGTACCGGCGAATCTACGCTGGTCCTACGTCGAGGCGCTGCTTGCTAGCCTGGGGGCCGATATCAGCGAGCGCGCTGGATCTCGCATCGCAGAGGTGCTCTTCGAGCAGGTGCAGGTCTAG
- a CDS encoding sigma-70 family RNA polymerase sigma factor produces the protein MSTQDTTAGFTAAVTSPAWGEQRLAKELRAGSVEAFNYLISIYHQPLYRFISRYMGSSEETADILQESFLKVFRAAAHFEGKSSLKTWLYQIALHEASNHRRWWMRHKRQETSLDASDASGMDWAQRLPDGRESPLSLALRQEQRLELQAALRQVPEPFHTVLVLREVEGFSYDEIAEVLQVRMGTIKSRLLRGREMLRQQWLQRHAGAEAEEVLTGLRSMHGHV, from the coding sequence ATGTCCACACAAGACACTACGGCGGGGTTTACTGCGGCGGTGACAAGCCCGGCTTGGGGTGAGCAGCGGTTGGCCAAAGAGCTGCGGGCGGGGTCGGTCGAAGCCTTCAACTACCTCATTTCTATATATCACCAGCCGCTTTACCGCTTCATCAGCCGCTACATGGGCAGCAGCGAGGAGACGGCGGACATTCTGCAGGAGAGCTTCCTGAAAGTGTTCCGCGCGGCGGCGCACTTTGAGGGAAAGAGCAGCCTGAAGACCTGGCTGTATCAGATCGCGCTGCACGAGGCCAGCAATCACCGGCGCTGGTGGATGCGGCACAAGCGGCAGGAAACCTCGCTCGACGCCAGCGACGCCAGCGGCATGGATTGGGCGCAGCGACTGCCCGACGGCCGGGAATCGCCCCTGAGTCTGGCGCTGCGGCAGGAACAGCGGCTGGAGTTGCAAGCGGCGCTGCGGCAGGTTCCGGAACCGTTCCACACGGTATTAGTTCTGCGCGAGGTGGAAGGGTTCAGCTACGACGAAATTGCCGAAGTGCTGCAGGTGCGCATGGGCACCATCAAATCGCGCTTGCTGCGCGGGCGGGAAATGTTGCGGCAGCAATGGTTGCAGCGGCACGCCGGCGCGGAAGCAGAGGAAGTACTGACCGGATTGAGGAGTATGCACGGCCATGTCTAA
- a CDS encoding glycosyltransferase family 1 protein translates to MLNRVSQIVHVDFSCEWRGGQQQLWLLAHELRQRGCEQTLVAPEGAVAQRFAGAGFRVLAPGTRAARQHAQTAAIVHAHEGHAHSWMLRAAHGGAARQVLSRRVAFAIRSPFSRWKYRRLDRVLAVSRFVAAQVQATGLAPARIAVVPDGIALHDLPDPAVARPRVRARSGIEADARWLVCLGALTPEKGVADAIAALARMPADCRLVLPGRGPLQPQLHRQAAALACAARVHFVTDSAFTPAEWVAAGDVVLMPSHEEGFGSAALLAMALERPVVASQAGGIPEVIEDGVTGLLVPVGATAALAEAGLRLLREPALASRLVAAAQARLRERFTVERMAEATLAAYDG, encoded by the coding sequence GTGCTGAACCGCGTAAGCCAAATTGTACATGTGGACTTCAGCTGCGAGTGGCGCGGCGGCCAGCAACAGTTGTGGCTGCTGGCGCACGAGCTGCGGCAGCGGGGCTGCGAGCAGACGCTGGTGGCGCCCGAGGGCGCCGTCGCCCAGCGCTTCGCAGGCGCCGGCTTTCGCGTCCTGGCGCCGGGAACGCGTGCGGCGCGGCAGCACGCACAGACCGCCGCCATCGTGCATGCCCATGAGGGTCACGCTCATAGCTGGATGCTGCGCGCCGCGCACGGTGGCGCCGCCCGGCAGGTGCTCAGCCGCAGGGTGGCGTTTGCCATTCGCAGCCCCTTCTCGCGCTGGAAATATCGCCGCCTGGACCGGGTGCTTGCCGTCTCCCGGTTCGTCGCCGCCCAGGTGCAGGCCACCGGCCTGGCGCCGGCGCGCATCGCGGTCGTCCCCGATGGCATTGCCCTGCACGACCTGCCCGACCCCGCCGTTGCCCGCCCGCGCGTGCGCGCCCGCAGCGGCATCGAGGCGGACGCGCGCTGGCTGGTCTGCCTGGGCGCACTGACGCCGGAAAAAGGCGTGGCCGACGCAATCGCCGCGCTGGCGCGCATGCCCGCAGACTGCCGCCTCGTGCTGCCGGGGCGGGGACCGCTGCAGCCGCAACTGCACCGGCAGGCGGCCGCGCTGGCATGTGCAGCGCGCGTGCATTTTGTGACCGATTCCGCTTTTACGCCCGCAGAATGGGTCGCAGCCGGCGATGTCGTGCTGATGCCCAGCCACGAGGAGGGCTTCGGCTCGGCGGCCCTGCTTGCCATGGCGCTGGAACGGCCCGTGGTCGCCAGCCAGGCCGGCGGCATTCCCGAAGTGATTGAAGATGGCGTCACCGGCCTGCTGGTTCCGGTCGGCGCCACCGCGGCGCTGGCGGAGGCGGGCCTGCGGCTCCTGCGCGAGCCTGCGTTGGCCTCACGCCTGGTTGCCGCCGCGCAAGCACGCCTGCGGGAGCGCTTCACCGTCGAGCGCATGGCCGAGGCAACCCTGGCCGCCTACGACGGCTAG
- a CDS encoding type II toxin-antitoxin system HicB family antitoxin, which yields MNIMNIGGYRAVVTYDPDSDRLRGEFLGLNGGADFYARSIGALRTEGAKSLRVFLETCRERGIEPVRHFSGKFNARVRPELHARAVEAAAAQGISLNQLVEQAIAREVED from the coding sequence ATGAACATCATGAACATTGGCGGCTATCGTGCTGTCGTTACCTATGATCCGGATTCGGATCGGCTACGCGGCGAGTTCCTGGGTTTGAACGGCGGGGCAGATTTTTACGCTCGCAGTATCGGCGCGCTGCGGACCGAAGGGGCCAAATCCCTGCGCGTATTTTTGGAGACCTGCCGGGAAAGAGGAATCGAGCCGGTGCGGCATTTTTCCGGCAAATTCAACGCGCGCGTCCGGCCCGAGCTCCACGCCCGAGCGGTTGAGGCAGCGGCCGCTCAAGGTATCAGCCTGAATCAATTGGTCGAGCAGGCCATTGCCCGCGAGGTCGAGGACTAG
- a CDS encoding glycosyltransferase family 2 protein, with product MYNLAYAVQHALLMKISARINTFNEEDNIGAALESVAWADEILVVDSFSTDNTAAIARRYTDRVIQHEFASHGAQHNYADTLCSYDWVLVLDADERLTPELAAALQRLREGGEPAADGYRMARRAWYLGRWIRHSGWYPDWQTRLYRRAVTRWDGEPPHEAPKVKGTVATLPGDMLHYTRRNLHEHAAIMNYYTDLASAARRRQGRRVSPWQLVLTPPWIFFRSLVLKQGFRDGWPGLVIAYFAAHYVLLKQAKQLEAERNGGNKANQTGV from the coding sequence ATGTACAATTTGGCTTACGCGGTTCAGCACGCGCTACTCATGAAGATTTCCGCCCGCATCAACACATTCAACGAGGAGGATAACATCGGCGCCGCGCTGGAGTCGGTGGCCTGGGCAGATGAAATTCTGGTGGTCGATTCCTTCTCGACCGACAACACGGCCGCCATCGCCCGGCGTTACACCGACCGGGTCATTCAGCATGAGTTCGCCAGTCACGGAGCGCAGCACAACTACGCTGACACGCTCTGCAGCTACGACTGGGTGCTGGTGCTCGATGCCGATGAGCGGCTGACGCCGGAGCTGGCAGCCGCCCTGCAGCGGCTGCGTGAGGGGGGCGAACCGGCTGCCGACGGCTACCGCATGGCCCGCCGGGCGTGGTATCTGGGGCGCTGGATTCGTCATTCAGGCTGGTATCCGGACTGGCAGACCCGCCTCTACCGCCGCGCGGTGACGCGCTGGGATGGCGAGCCGCCGCACGAGGCGCCTAAGGTGAAGGGCACTGTCGCCACCCTGCCCGGCGACATGCTGCACTACACCCGGCGCAACCTGCACGAGCATGCCGCCATCATGAACTACTACACCGACTTGGCCTCGGCGGCCCGGCGGCGGCAGGGGCGGCGCGTCTCGCCCTGGCAACTTGTCTTAACGCCGCCTTGGATCTTTTTCCGGAGCTTGGTTCTCAAGCAGGGGTTTCGCGACGGATGGCCAGGCCTGGTGATCGCCTACTTCGCCGCGCATTACGTCCTGCTCAAACAGGCGAAGCAGTTGGAGGCCGAGCGGAATGGCGGGAACAAGGCGAACCAGACCGGGGTCTAA
- a CDS encoding AsmA family protein, which produces MKKRQIWIGIIILVLIPILVPLITLPHANAEILRSLETSLGRKITADGVHFQLFPLPGVELDNVQLADDPAYGLEDMVMAGSATANISLWNLMRGRLVFSHIHLQSPSINLVRNPAGRWNIAALLESTGRPRTGPSPRPSVRFPYLDWSDARVNFKFDQTKTHFYLDQVKGSLARESSDWRLHLSFVPARSDLNLSNTGVVTLDGRWQTRGASLMQAPFDVVLHLRDSYLAGSSALLVGHDAGVHGILSAVLHLAGTGRQFSISGTVTAQGLRRWDLLPTSAAITAAVAARYTPSQDRLTIEHIGDPGWQHVQLSGSVQHVFSGRRTDLSLQLHKLPAGALLPVMLALKANLPSNLALTGTVDGAAHLTWVADEAVPEGHARITSGGLKFADSAASLALPAAVLLWNGHQLTVPVTHATFERQGAGAAHLRLSGKLDPRGFSFTLSTPSLDATGTAALTHLLGLPSPWPQRLSGVARLDLRLAAAWPQFREVAWSGEANFVRAGLQLPGTSGLELQPLALRLGAGGPQQARFGLASQPVHGSITWESGGGMRFSLTGRNLQDHAVWSLLHFSRGDLVQRVFGTVLGGDAATPAWLSQLHASGSVRFQQLDWNGIAADVQLQVAASPGAWHAPELKIHLAQGLFAGHGRLLRGNFEITGAVPSREPVRLAPLLEKTPYAGVLSGVLSGSLALTRPMFGGNLQHLEAAGSFRIRNGALATSDGAWRFQSCRGEYHLNRGQAALTDVDCAAHGLRFTGSGTAQFDSDGALTYTVNLRHGSRALRLVSPTGH; this is translated from the coding sequence ATGAAGAAGCGTCAGATATGGATCGGGATCATCATCCTCGTGCTGATTCCCATCCTGGTGCCGCTCATTACCCTGCCGCACGCGAATGCGGAAATCCTCCGTTCGCTGGAGACCAGCCTGGGCCGCAAGATCACCGCGGACGGGGTGCACTTCCAGCTTTTTCCGCTACCGGGCGTCGAACTGGATAACGTCCAGCTCGCCGACGATCCCGCCTACGGCCTGGAAGATATGGTCATGGCGGGCAGCGCCACCGCCAACATCAGCCTCTGGAACCTGATGCGCGGACGGCTGGTGTTCTCGCATATCCACCTGCAGAGCCCGAGCATCAACCTGGTGCGCAACCCCGCCGGGCGCTGGAACATTGCCGCTCTGCTGGAGAGCACGGGCCGGCCGCGCACCGGCCCATCCCCTCGCCCCTCGGTTCGTTTTCCTTACCTCGACTGGAGCGATGCCCGCGTCAACTTCAAATTCGACCAGACCAAGACACATTTCTATCTTGACCAGGTGAAGGGATCGCTGGCGCGTGAGAGCTCCGATTGGCGGCTGCACCTGAGCTTTGTGCCTGCCCGCAGTGACTTGAATTTATCCAATACCGGGGTAGTCACGCTGGATGGCCGCTGGCAGACGCGTGGCGCCAGCCTCATGCAAGCGCCTTTCGACGTGGTGCTGCATCTGCGCGACTCTTACCTGGCCGGCTCCTCGGCCTTGTTGGTGGGTCACGATGCCGGGGTGCATGGCATTCTCAGCGCGGTTCTGCACCTTGCTGGTACGGGGCGGCAGTTCTCCATTAGCGGCACGGTCACGGCACAGGGGCTGCGCCGCTGGGATTTGCTGCCCACTTCGGCCGCGATCACGGCCGCGGTGGCCGCCCGCTACACGCCGTCGCAGGATCGGCTCACGATCGAGCATATTGGCGATCCCGGCTGGCAACATGTGCAGTTGTCCGGGTCGGTGCAGCATGTCTTCTCCGGCCGCAGGACGGATCTTTCTCTGCAGTTGCACAAGCTGCCAGCGGGCGCGCTGCTGCCCGTCATGCTGGCACTGAAGGCGAATTTGCCCTCCAATCTGGCGCTTACCGGCACGGTCGATGGCGCCGCGCACCTGACCTGGGTGGCCGATGAAGCCGTGCCGGAAGGTCACGCCAGAATCACTTCCGGCGGCCTGAAGTTTGCCGACAGCGCTGCGAGTCTGGCCCTGCCCGCCGCCGTGCTCCTCTGGAACGGCCACCAGCTAACGGTCCCGGTGACCCATGCGACGTTCGAGCGGCAGGGCGCTGGCGCGGCGCACCTGCGGCTGAGTGGCAAGCTGGACCCGCGCGGCTTCTCGTTCACGCTCAGCACGCCATCGCTCGACGCCACAGGCACGGCCGCGCTGACGCATCTGCTGGGCTTACCGTCGCCCTGGCCGCAGCGGCTGAGCGGCGTGGCGCGGCTCGACTTGCGCCTGGCTGCCGCCTGGCCACAATTTCGGGAGGTCGCCTGGAGCGGGGAGGCCAATTTCGTGCGCGCCGGTCTGCAGCTCCCCGGCACCTCGGGGTTGGAGTTGCAGCCGCTGGCGCTGCGGCTGGGAGCAGGAGGGCCGCAGCAGGCCCGCTTCGGATTGGCATCCCAGCCTGTGCACGGCTCGATCACCTGGGAATCTGGCGGCGGCATGCGTTTTTCACTCACTGGCCGGAATTTGCAGGATCATGCAGTTTGGAGCCTGCTGCACTTTTCGCGCGGCGACCTGGTACAGCGCGTGTTCGGCACCGTTTTGGGCGGGGATGCGGCAACGCCCGCCTGGCTCAGCCAGTTGCACGCCAGCGGGAGCGTGCGGTTTCAGCAGCTCGACTGGAACGGTATTGCTGCCGACGTGCAGCTTCAAGTGGCCGCATCGCCCGGGGCCTGGCACGCTCCCGAACTAAAAATTCATCTCGCACAGGGGCTGTTCGCCGGCCATGGCCGGCTGCTGCGGGGCAACTTCGAGATTACCGGCGCGGTTCCCTCCCGTGAGCCCGTGCGCCTGGCGCCGCTGCTCGAGAAAACTCCTTACGCCGGCGTCCTCAGCGGCGTGCTGTCGGGCTCGCTCGCCCTCACGCGGCCCATGTTCGGTGGCAATCTGCAACACCTCGAGGCTGCCGGCAGCTTCCGGATTCGCAACGGCGCCCTGGCTACCTCCGACGGTGCCTGGCGCTTTCAGTCCTGCCGCGGCGAGTATCACCTTAACCGTGGCCAGGCCGCATTGACGGATGTCGATTGCGCCGCCCACGGTCTGCGGTTTACCGGTTCCGGCACCGCACAATTTGATTCCGACGGCGCCCTGACCTACACAGTGAACCTGCGCCATGGCTCCCGCGCCCTCCGCCTTGTGAGCCCCACCGGCCACTGA
- a CDS encoding RHS repeat-associated core domain-containing protein: MGEGAHRGPQNSLSASANSPFTATPSGSSLTGGSNPQPPPGAYSLSSVSYAPDGDLLSSTDSANGSFSFGYNDLNQLVSAACSSSPCTGDSASYAYDRYGNRWSESGTLPAAAPTALSFSGSTNRISGWSYDANGNLLGDGVHSYQYDAENRLISVDNGSTASYVYGPEGRRVHEDVGGVVKEFVYGAGGQELTVVNASQGLVAGETYLGSRYLGTQTASAFVWAASDELGTVRVRTNASGAPIETDTSWPFGAYLNNVGSVSNLHFTGKYRDGSSGLDYFGARYYDSGLGRFLTPDWSAAPEATPYVSLANPQSLNPYAYVLNNPTTATDPDGHCFLGLFGKNCSKSKGGLSRAAQSQLHWELSTLAGVSVGEGAIEWGGAAGVIGSELGPGDLAIAGGAAVLGAGAVLLAHHLQSENAGDKATALLPPKARKILGGLAGQAAQTVRDVIRGRGGNASNVNETGHWADRTLGQAAEAAANGDRGAAKAVKITKDAARLAQKH, translated from the coding sequence TTGGGAGAGGGAGCACATCGCGGCCCGCAGAACTCGCTCAGCGCGAGCGCCAATAGCCCGTTTACGGCCACCCCGAGCGGCAGCTCGCTCACTGGCGGCAGCAACCCGCAGCCTCCGCCGGGCGCTTACAGTCTGAGCAGCGTGAGCTACGCGCCCGATGGCGACCTGCTGAGTTCAACCGACAGCGCCAATGGCAGCTTCAGTTTCGGCTACAACGACCTGAATCAGCTCGTCTCGGCGGCCTGCTCCTCGTCGCCCTGCACCGGCGACAGCGCCAGCTACGCCTACGACCGCTACGGCAACCGCTGGAGCGAGAGCGGGACATTACCCGCCGCCGCGCCTACGGCGCTGAGCTTCAGCGGCTCGACGAACCGCATCTCCGGCTGGAGCTACGACGCCAACGGCAACCTGCTGGGCGACGGTGTGCACTCCTATCAGTACGACGCCGAGAACCGGCTGATCTCGGTGGATAATGGCTCAACGGCGAGCTACGTGTACGGGCCGGAGGGCCGGAGGGTACACGAGGACGTGGGAGGTGTGGTAAAAGAGTTTGTATATGGAGCCGGAGGGCAGGAGCTGACGGTGGTAAACGCAAGCCAGGGGCTGGTGGCCGGGGAGACCTACTTGGGCTCGCGCTACCTGGGCACGCAAACCGCGAGCGCGTTTGTCTGGGCGGCGAGCGATGAGCTGGGCACGGTGAGGGTACGCACCAACGCCAGCGGCGCACCGATCGAGACCGACACGAGCTGGCCGTTTGGCGCTTACCTGAACAACGTGGGCTCGGTGTCGAACCTGCACTTCACGGGCAAGTACCGCGACGGCTCGAGCGGCCTCGACTACTTCGGCGCCCGCTATTACGACTCGGGCCTCGGACGCTTCCTCACCCCCGACTGGAGCGCCGCGCCGGAGGCCACGCCGTACGTTTCGCTAGCCAACCCGCAGTCGCTCAATCCCTACGCCTACGTGCTGAACAACCCGACCACGGCCACCGACCCCGACGGACATTGCTTCCTTGGCCTCTTCGGCAAGAACTGCAGCAAATCTAAGGGCGGTCTCAGCCGGGCGGCCCAGTCGCAGCTTCATTGGGAACTGAGCACGCTTGCGGGCGTGAGCGTTGGCGAGGGTGCCATTGAGTGGGGTGGTGCCGCGGGCGTGATTGGCTCCGAGCTCGGACCTGGCGATCTCGCGATAGCGGGAGGTGCAGCGGTCCTTGGGGCTGGGGCGGTCCTATTGGCACACCACCTGCAAAGCGAAAACGCGGGAGACAAGGCAACGGCACTGCTTCCGCCCAAAGCGAGGAAGATTCTCGGCGGGCTCGCCGGACAGGCGGCACAAACCGTTCGGGATGTGATTCGTGGGCGCGGCGGAAATGCATCGAATGTTAACGAGACCGGGCACTGGGCAGATCGGACGCTGGGGCAGGCAGCCGAAGCTGCGGCAAATGGTGACCGCGGCGCGGCCAAAGCGGTCAAGATCACTAAGGACGCTGCGCGGCTTGCGCAGAAGCACTAG
- the rnc gene encoding ribonuclease III: MLRALTHRSARDAEGHDNERLEFLGDAILELRVSERILDAFPEASEGELTRLRGWMVSARNLTVVAERLNLGEHLRLSRSEDSVGGRHKQRLLANALEAVIAAIYRDGGYAAAAAVIDAQIVTPSLALHQAGALHEFAYKSALQERAHAAGLPLPVYHLVEATGPEHVKQFTVEVRLADGTLGRGAGGTKKQAEQRAAAAALAALT; this comes from the coding sequence CTGCTGCGGGCACTGACGCACCGATCGGCGCGCGACGCCGAGGGCCACGACAACGAGCGTCTGGAATTCCTGGGGGACGCGATTCTGGAGCTGCGGGTGAGCGAGCGCATTCTGGACGCGTTTCCCGAAGCCAGCGAAGGCGAGCTCACGCGCTTGCGTGGCTGGATGGTCAGCGCGCGCAACCTCACGGTGGTTGCTGAGCGCCTGAACCTGGGCGAGCACCTGCGGCTGAGCCGTTCGGAGGATTCTGTGGGTGGCCGGCACAAGCAGCGCCTCCTCGCCAATGCGCTCGAAGCGGTCATCGCCGCAATCTATCGCGATGGGGGCTACGCCGCCGCGGCTGCGGTCATCGACGCCCAGATCGTCACGCCCAGTCTCGCGCTGCACCAAGCCGGGGCACTGCACGAATTTGCCTACAAATCTGCGCTCCAGGAGCGTGCCCATGCCGCCGGGCTTCCGCTGCCGGTTTACCACCTCGTAGAGGCGACTGGCCCGGAACACGTCAAGCAGTTCACGGTGGAAGTCCGCCTGGCTGACGGCACACTGGGGCGCGGCGCCGGCGGCACCAAGAAGCAGGCCGAACAGCGGGCCGCCGCGGCGGCGCTGGCCGCGCTGACGTAG
- the lepB gene encoding signal peptidase I has protein sequence MARSASPKAPQTPPKAAGAKVRSLQDSPLRVWLPTLVVALFIITFVAQPFAIPSGSMENTLLIGDHLVADRVRMSPPAKWAPRILPYRNIEHGDIVIFLATQNDVSLGTTPGEHIVKRVIGVPGDHIKLIHGVVWRNGHPLTEPYVITTGEYDPARDDFPNGGPLMETAPAWAAALPAYVHDGELVVPPGMYFCMGDNRDNSLDSRYWGFVPRANIVGRPSVVYWSYQSTAAQYDATGLGGRLGSLLSEIVHAPFRTRWSRTLHLPK, from the coding sequence ATGGCCCGATCTGCATCCCCGAAGGCGCCACAAACGCCGCCCAAAGCCGCTGGCGCCAAGGTACGCTCGCTGCAGGATTCGCCGCTGCGGGTATGGCTGCCGACGCTGGTGGTGGCACTGTTCATCATCACGTTTGTTGCGCAGCCGTTTGCCATCCCGTCCGGTTCAATGGAAAACACGCTGCTGATTGGGGACCACCTGGTGGCCGATCGCGTGCGGATGTCACCGCCCGCCAAATGGGCGCCCAGGATTCTGCCCTATCGCAACATCGAGCACGGCGATATCGTCATTTTTCTCGCCACCCAAAACGACGTTTCGCTGGGCACGACGCCGGGGGAGCACATCGTCAAGCGGGTGATCGGTGTGCCGGGCGATCACATCAAGCTGATCCATGGGGTGGTGTGGCGCAATGGTCATCCCCTCACGGAGCCTTACGTAATCACGACAGGCGAGTACGATCCCGCGCGCGATGATTTTCCCAATGGCGGGCCGCTAATGGAAACCGCCCCGGCGTGGGCTGCGGCGCTGCCCGCGTACGTCCATGATGGGGAGCTGGTCGTCCCACCGGGCATGTACTTTTGCATGGGCGATAACCGCGACAATTCGCTCGATTCGCGCTACTGGGGCTTCGTGCCTCGCGCCAATATCGTCGGCCGCCCCAGCGTGGTTTACTGGTCCTACCAAAGCACTGCGGCGCAGTATGACGCGACCGGTCTTGGCGGACGGCTGGGCAGCCTATTGTCGGAAATCGTCCACGCCCCCTTCCGCACCCGCTGGAGCCGTACGCTACATCTGCCCAAATGA